The following coding sequences are from one Arcobacter nitrofigilis DSM 7299 window:
- a CDS encoding nitrogen fixation protein NifZ: MGAKDGFTHKDIVDANTPLHDSVTAGRSGKDEDKPKFGIGQKVKLLKEIVNDGTYPHAPIGTQLMPAGAIGYIKSMGEFLQVIRVYEVHFLGLLDVPVEIVGCREHELEAMEDYRDEVEEELEFMRKHREKYYSKD, translated from the coding sequence GTGGGTGCTAAAGATGGATTTACACATAAAGATATCGTAGATGCGAATACACCTCTTCATGATAGTGTAACAGCAGGTCGTTCAGGAAAAGATGAAGACAAACCAAAGTTTGGAATAGGTCAAAAAGTTAAACTTCTAAAAGAGATAGTGAATGATGGAACCTATCCCCATGCACCAATTGGTACACAGTTGATGCCAGCAGGTGCAATTGGATATATAAAATCAATGGGTGAATTCTTGCAAGTAATTCGTGTATATGAAGTTCACTTTTTAGGTCTTTTGGATGTCCCAGTAGAAATAGTAGGGTGTAGAGAACATGAACTTGAAGCTATGGAAGATTATAGAGATGAAGTTGAAGAAGAGTTAGAATTTATGCGTAAGCACAGAGAAAAATATTACTCAAAAGATTAA
- a CDS encoding nitrogenase-stabilizing/protective protein NifW, with protein sequence MKTVEEFYKLRDTEDFFKFFDIDFDQKLINVKRFHMMKEYGTLIKKGLAEISDESKLLEFLKFSLLRVYGDYKNGHAPSAADVWNMYETGKLEGCSSCSPSPTGTGGSCGC encoded by the coding sequence ATGAAAACAGTAGAAGAATTTTATAAATTAAGAGATACAGAAGATTTTTTTAAATTTTTTGATATAGATTTTGACCAAAAATTAATCAATGTAAAAAGATTTCATATGATGAAAGAGTATGGAACACTTATAAAAAAAGGTTTAGCAGAAATATCAGATGAGAGTAAACTTTTAGAGTTTTTAAAATTTTCATTACTAAGAGTTTATGGTGATTATAAAAATGGTCACGCTCCAAGTGCAGCTGATGTTTGGAATATGTATGAGACTGGGAAATTAGAAGGTTGTTCTTCTTGTAGTCCAAGTCCAACAGGTACAGGAGGAAGTTGTGGGTGCTAA
- a CDS encoding flavodoxin domain-containing protein: protein MANIGIFCGTAGGTSMIVAQALAEAFEVEEVINMEEDFDDIDQMLEHDVLFIGSSTWGQGDVYFEWVDPLLEIESDGIDFSGKTIALFGAGDSVKHGEHFCSALGKLYKTFTAAGAKVVGFVDASDYKYESSLAEMDGKLCGLAIDEHNEKDKTEIRVSKWIDSLKEEIPA, encoded by the coding sequence ATGGCAAATATTGGAATTTTTTGTGGAACAGCAGGTGGAACATCTATGATTGTTGCACAAGCTTTAGCAGAAGCTTTTGAAGTAGAAGAAGTGATTAATATGGAAGAAGATTTTGATGATATAGATCAAATGCTTGAACATGATGTTCTTTTTATTGGAAGTTCAACTTGGGGACAAGGTGATGTATATTTTGAATGGGTTGATCCTTTACTTGAAATTGAATCAGACGGCATAGATTTTTCTGGAAAAACTATTGCCTTATTTGGTGCAGGAGATAGTGTAAAACATGGTGAACATTTTTGTTCAGCTTTAGGAAAACTTTATAAAACATTTACAGCTGCTGGAGCAAAAGTTGTTGGGTTTGTTGATGCAAGTGATTATAAATATGAATCTTCACTAGCAGAAATGGATGGAAAACTTTGTGGTTTAGCAATTGATGAACACAATGAAAAAGATAAAACAGAAATAAGAGTATCAAAATGGATTGACTCTTTAAAAGAAGAAATTCCAGCTTAA